A genome region from Cucumis sativus cultivar 9930 chromosome 4, Cucumber_9930_V3, whole genome shotgun sequence includes the following:
- the LOC105435260 gene encoding uncharacterized protein At4g08330, chloroplastic: protein MRQSPVFGDDYAHGTHVQSFSSASLFPSSSRRDVYYSCGACGYELNLSSINRNTSTIGSKYGKSIKRGIISFLNIDESRFTQVDELQCVPHFSKNSWGLFRRRIKLLCRKCGNYIGNAHSNHTASSPLVSDGSDSSSLPNEVSRCMKYEVKIRALQPSSSNEFEPSII from the exons ATGAGGCAGTCGCCGGTCTTCGGAGACGATTACGCCCATGGAACTCACGTCCAGTCCTTCTCCTCAGCTTCGctcttcccttcttcttctcgcaGAGATGTTTATTACAG CTGTGGGGCTTGTGGATACGAACTGAACTTGAGCTCTATTAACCGCAACACATCGACCATTGGCTCTAAATATGGTAAATCGATAAAGCGAGGGATCATATCATTTCTAAACATCGATGAAAGCAGATTTACGCAGGTCGATGAACTTCAATGTGTGCCTCATTTCTCAAAAAACTCTTGGGGTCTGTTTCGGCGAAGAATCAAACTACTGTGTCGAAAGTGTGGAAACTATATTGGAAATGCTCATAGTAACCATACTGCCTCCTCACCACTTGTTTCAGATGGATCAGATTCATCATCCTTGCCCAATGAAGTCTCAAGGTGCATGAAATATGAAGTAAAAATTCGTGCTTTACAGCCTTCATCTTCCAACGAATTTGAGCCatcaattatttaa